Proteins found in one Streptococcus iniae genomic segment:
- the tilS gene encoding tRNA lysidine(34) synthetase TilS translates to MMYQKIYQHTKKQGLFKSHKRVLIAVSSGVDSMNLLHFLHFYKDELQIEIAIAHVNHKQRKQSDEEEKFLQNWAKENQIPLFIKHFSGIFSEKKARDFRYAFFKEIMISYNYSALVTAHHANDQAETVLMRIVRGTLLRHLQAIQEVQDFGNGQLIRPFLTFNKEQLPNVFHFDDYSNQENHYFRNRVRNLYLRDLAKENPRIQEALTDLARESHLLFTALKELTDSYEKTDLSFFQSQSYAVQYYLLQEYIAKFSDLKLSKTQFKDIHSILTSKNNGIFPINSSYQLILSIKSFEIQKIMLETEVYKQKLLLKYGSMHDYKGYFFSFETIGMTKENTFSIPIYDTSPITLRGRNEGDVISFGSFSKKLRRLFIDEKYSIQERNEAIIGLQNDIIIFVIVADKTYLRKMAENDIMRATLYIENLEKR, encoded by the coding sequence ATAATGTATCAAAAAATTTATCAACACACTAAAAAACAGGGCTTATTTAAATCCCACAAACGCGTATTAATAGCAGTATCTAGTGGAGTAGATTCTATGAATTTACTGCACTTTTTGCATTTTTACAAAGATGAGTTGCAGATTGAAATTGCAATCGCACATGTTAATCACAAACAACGAAAACAGTCTGATGAAGAGGAAAAATTTCTTCAAAATTGGGCAAAGGAAAATCAAATTCCACTATTTATAAAGCATTTTTCAGGAATATTTTCAGAAAAAAAAGCAAGAGACTTTCGTTATGCTTTTTTTAAGGAAATAATGATTAGCTATAACTATTCTGCTCTTGTTACAGCTCATCACGCTAATGATCAAGCTGAAACAGTATTGATGCGCATTGTAAGAGGAACTTTACTAAGGCATCTTCAAGCAATTCAGGAAGTTCAAGATTTCGGGAATGGACAATTAATTAGACCTTTTCTGACTTTTAATAAAGAGCAACTTCCTAATGTTTTTCATTTTGATGATTACTCAAATCAAGAAAATCATTACTTCAGAAATCGTGTTAGAAATCTTTACTTGAGAGATTTGGCAAAAGAAAATCCTAGAATTCAAGAAGCACTTACTGATTTAGCTAGAGAGTCCCACCTTTTGTTTACAGCCTTAAAAGAGTTAACAGATTCTTATGAAAAAACGGATTTATCTTTTTTTCAGTCGCAATCCTATGCGGTACAATATTATTTGCTACAAGAGTATATTGCTAAATTTTCAGATTTAAAACTTTCAAAAACTCAGTTTAAAGATATACATTCAATTCTTACTTCAAAGAATAATGGTATTTTTCCTATAAATAGCAGTTATCAACTCATTTTATCAATAAAATCCTTTGAAATTCAAAAAATCATGCTTGAGACGGAGGTTTATAAGCAAAAACTTCTGTTAAAATATGGTTCAATGCATGACTATAAAGGATATTTCTTCTCTTTTGAAACAATAGGAATGACAAAAGAAAATACTTTTAGCATCCCAATTTATGATACTTCTCCTATTACCTTACGAGGAAGAAATGAAGGAGATGTTATTTCATTTGGTTCTTTTTCAAAGAAATTAAGGCGATTATTTATTGATGAAAAATATTCTATTCAGGAAAGAAATGAAGCAATTATAGGATTACAAAATGATATTATTATATTTGTTATTGTAGCTGATAAAACTTATTTGAGAAAAATGGCTGAAAATGATATAATGAGAGCCACACTGTATATTGAAAATTTAGAAAAAAGGTGA
- the hpt gene encoding hypoxanthine phosphoribosyltransferase yields MLEQDIKKILYTEEDIIIKTKELGEQLTKDYQGKNPLMVGVLKGSVPFMAELIKHIDTHVEIDFMVVSSYHGGTMSSGEVKILKDVDTNIEGRDIIFIEDIIDTGRTLKYLIDMFKYRKANSVKIATLFDKPEGRVVEIEADYVCYDIPNEFIVGFGLDYAENYRNLPYVGVLKEEIYSK; encoded by the coding sequence ATGCTTGAGCAAGATATTAAAAAAATTCTTTACACAGAAGAAGATATTATTATTAAAACTAAAGAATTAGGAGAACAATTAACTAAGGATTATCAAGGGAAAAATCCGTTAATGGTTGGTGTTCTCAAAGGTTCAGTTCCATTTATGGCAGAACTTATTAAACATATTGATACACATGTTGAAATCGACTTTATGGTGGTATCAAGTTATCATGGTGGAACAATGAGTAGTGGAGAAGTCAAAATCTTAAAAGATGTTGATACTAACATTGAAGGCCGTGATATTATCTTTATTGAAGATATTATTGACACTGGTCGTACACTTAAGTATCTAATCGATATGTTTAAATACCGTAAAGCTAATTCAGTTAAAATTGCTACTTTATTTGATAAGCCAGAAGGCCGCGTTGTAGAGATTGAAGCAGATTACGTTTGTTACGATATTCCAAATGAATTTATTGTAGGTTTTGGTTTAGACTATGCGGAAAATTATCGTAATCTTCCTTATGTCGGTGTATTAAAAGAAGAAATCTATTCAAAATAG
- the ftsH gene encoding ATP-dependent zinc metalloprotease FtsH: protein MKNNKNNGFVKNSFIYILLIVIVITGFQYYLKGTSSQSQQISYSKLIKHIKSGDVKTLTYQPSGSIIEVRGKYDKPQKVQTDPGLTFFGSNNTATVEEFTSLVLPSDSTLKEITSAASKEGTEIIVKQESSSGTWISLLMSFLPIIIFAAFMMMMMNQGGGGARGAMSFGKNKAKSQTKGDVKVRFTDVAGAEEEKQELVEVVDFLKNPKKYKALGARIPSGVLLEGPPGTGKTLLAKAVAGEAEVPFFSISGSDFVEMFVGVGASRVRSLFEDAKKAERAIIFIDEIDAVGRRRGAGMGGGNDEREQTLNQLLIEMDGFEGNESIIVIAATNRSDVLDPALLRPGRFDRKVLVGRPDVKGREAILKVHAKNKPLSEDVNLKVVAQQTPGFVGADLENVLNEAALVAARRNKTKIDASDIDEAEDRVIAGPSKKDRTISQKEREMVAYHEAGHTIVGLVLSNARVVHKVTIVPRGRAGGYMIALPKEDQMLLSKDDLKEQLAGLMGGRVAEEIIFNAQTTGASNDFEQATQMARAMVTEYGMSDKLGPVQYEGSHAMMPGQISPEKSYSAQTAQLIDDEVRSLLNQARNKAAEIINEHKETHKLIAEALLKYETLDAAQIKSIYETGKMPENQEQENDDVHALSYDEIKDKMTEK from the coding sequence ATGAAAAACAACAAAAATAATGGTTTTGTGAAAAATTCATTTATTTATATTTTATTGATTGTTATTGTTATTACAGGATTTCAATATTATTTAAAAGGAACAAGTTCACAAAGCCAACAGATTAGTTACTCAAAATTAATCAAACATATTAAATCAGGTGATGTAAAAACACTAACCTATCAACCAAGTGGAAGTATTATTGAAGTTAGAGGGAAGTATGATAAGCCTCAAAAAGTTCAAACAGATCCAGGATTAACATTCTTTGGTTCAAACAATACAGCAACTGTTGAAGAATTTACATCTTTAGTATTACCTAGTGATTCAACATTAAAAGAAATAACAAGTGCAGCATCAAAAGAAGGTACTGAAATTATTGTCAAACAAGAAAGTTCAAGTGGAACTTGGATTTCCTTATTGATGAGTTTCTTGCCAATTATTATCTTTGCAGCTTTCATGATGATGATGATGAATCAAGGTGGTGGTGGAGCTCGTGGTGCCATGAGTTTTGGTAAAAATAAGGCAAAATCACAAACAAAAGGTGATGTCAAAGTTCGATTTACAGATGTTGCTGGTGCTGAGGAAGAAAAACAAGAACTTGTTGAAGTTGTTGATTTTCTTAAAAATCCTAAGAAATATAAAGCTCTAGGTGCAAGAATTCCCTCAGGTGTCCTTTTAGAGGGTCCTCCAGGAACAGGTAAAACCTTATTAGCAAAAGCTGTCGCTGGTGAAGCAGAGGTTCCATTCTTTAGCATTTCAGGTTCAGACTTCGTTGAAATGTTTGTTGGTGTTGGAGCAAGTCGAGTTAGATCTTTGTTTGAAGATGCTAAGAAAGCAGAACGTGCTATTATCTTTATTGATGAAATAGATGCCGTTGGTAGACGTCGTGGCGCAGGAATGGGCGGTGGTAACGATGAACGTGAACAAACCTTGAACCAACTTCTTATTGAAATGGATGGTTTTGAAGGCAATGAAAGTATCATTGTTATTGCAGCAACTAACCGTAGTGATGTTTTAGATCCAGCTTTATTGAGACCAGGTCGTTTCGACCGTAAAGTTCTAGTTGGTCGTCCAGATGTTAAAGGACGAGAAGCTATTCTTAAAGTTCACGCTAAAAATAAACCATTATCAGAAGATGTTAATTTAAAAGTTGTTGCACAACAAACACCAGGTTTTGTTGGAGCTGATTTAGAGAATGTTCTTAATGAGGCAGCACTTGTAGCAGCACGTCGTAATAAAACTAAAATTGATGCTAGTGATATCGATGAAGCAGAGGACCGTGTTATTGCAGGTCCATCTAAGAAAGATAGAACAATTTCTCAAAAAGAACGTGAGATGGTTGCTTATCATGAAGCTGGTCATACAATTGTTGGGCTTGTTTTATCAAATGCTAGAGTTGTTCATAAAGTAACAATTGTTCCTCGTGGTCGTGCAGGTGGTTATATGATTGCTCTTCCAAAAGAAGATCAAATGTTACTCTCTAAAGATGACTTGAAAGAACAATTAGCTGGTTTGATGGGTGGACGTGTTGCTGAAGAAATCATTTTTAATGCACAAACGACAGGTGCATCAAATGACTTTGAACAAGCGACACAGATGGCTCGAGCTATGGTTACAGAGTATGGAATGAGTGATAAATTAGGTCCTGTTCAATATGAAGGCAGCCATGCTATGATGCCAGGACAAATATCTCCAGAAAAATCCTATTCAGCTCAAACAGCACAATTGATTGATGATGAAGTTAGATCTTTATTGAATCAGGCGCGTAATAAAGCTGCTGAGATTATTAATGAACATAAAGAAACTCATAAATTAATTGCAGAAGCACTCTTAAAATATGAAACATTAGATGCAGCTCAAATTAAGTCAATTTACGAGACAGGTAAAATGCCTGAAAATCAAGAACAAGAAAATGATGATGTTCATGCTTTATCATATGATGAGATAAAAGATAAAATGACTGAAAAATAA
- a CDS encoding IS3 family transposase (programmed frameshift) yields MSRKIRRHFTDDFKQQIVDLHHAGMKRSELIKEYELTPSTFDKWVRQAKTTGSFKTIDNLTDEQRELIELRKRNKELEMQLDILKQAAVIMAPKREVITANKDKYSISAMCRWLNIPRSSYYYKTVKPVSEAELEENIKAIFLESKARYGARKIKKCLENEGIQRSRRRIRRIMHRLNLVSVYQKAVFKPHSKGKNEVAIPNHLARQFHQEKPLKALVTDLTYVRVGNGWAYVCFIMDLYNREIIGLSVGWHKTAELVKQAIQSIPYALTKVKIFHSDRGKEFDNALIDDVLTAFDIKRSLSQAGCPYDNAVAESTYRAFKIEFVHQETFQTLEELALKTKDYVHWWNHHRIHGSLNYQTPMTKRLTV; encoded by the exons ATGTCTAGAAAAATACGTCGCCACTTCACTGATGACTTTAAGCAACAAATCGTTGACCTTCACCATGCAGGGATGAAACGAAGTGAGCTTATCAAAGAATATGAGTTAACCCCATCAACCTTCGATAAGTGGGTTCGTCAGGCAAAAACAACTGGGTCATTTAAAACGATTGATAATCTGACAGATGAACAGCGTGAACTGATTGAACTCCGAAAACGCAATAAAGAACTCGAAATGCAGCTAGATATCCTAAAGCAAGCGGCAGTGATTATGGCAC CGAAAAGAGAAGTAATCACTGCTAATAAGGATAAATATAGCATTTCAGCTATGTGTCGTTGGTTGAACATTCCTCGTTCTAGCTATTACTACAAGACTGTTAAACCAGTCTCTGAAGCGGAACTTGAAGAAAATATCAAAGCTATTTTTCTCGAAAGTAAGGCCAGATACGGTGCTAGGAAAATCAAGAAATGTTTGGAAAATGAAGGTATCCAGCGGTCTCGTCGTCGGATTCGTCGCATCATGCACAGACTCAACTTAGTATCTGTTTATCAGAAAGCAGTCTTCAAGCCACATTCAAAAGGTAAGAATGAGGTAGCTATTCCTAATCACTTAGCCAGACAATTTCATCAAGAAAAGCCTCTAAAAGCTTTAGTGACAGACTTAACCTACGTTCGTGTCGGTAATGGCTGGGCTTATGTTTGTTTCATTATGGACCTCTACAACCGTGAAATCATTGGCTTATCGGTTGGTTGGCACAAGACAGCAGAGCTGGTGAAACAAGCGATTCAGAGTATTCCTTACGCTCTGACCAAGGTCAAGATATTCCATTCGGACAGAGGAAAAGAGTTCGACAATGCCTTGATAGATGATGTGCTTACAGCCTTTGATATCAAACGCTCACTTAGTCAAGCAGGTTGTCCTTACGACAATGCCGTAGCTGAGAGCACCTATCGCGCTTTCAAAATAGAATTTGTCCACCAGGAAACTTTCCAGACGCTAGAAGAATTGGCCCTTAAAACCAAGGACTATGTCCACTGGTGGAATCACCACCGCATTCATGGTAGTCTAAACTATCAGACGCCCATGACCAAAAGATTAACGGTCTAA
- a CDS encoding APC family permease — protein MTIFRKKNNSSAKTEMRRHLKVIDLIFLGLGSMVGTGIFTITGIGAAQYAGPALTISIAISALVIAILALFYAEFASRIPANGGAYSYVYATLGEFPAWIVGWYIIMEFLTAISSVAVGWGSYLKGLLANYGLTIPSALNGTFNPKAGTYIDILPVLVMIAVTSIVLMNSRKALRFNSLLVLLKFSALALFIIVGLFHINPSNWNNFAPYGLGQLYGGQSGIFAGASVMFFAFLGFESISMTVDEVKEPQKTIPRGIVLSLVIVTILYILVTAILTGIVHYTKLNVPDAVAFALRSIGIDWAANYVSVVAVLTLITVCISMTFALARIVYSISRDGLLPKTLHKVTENTFVPKNATLVVGIIAMICAGFVPLASLAEFVNICTLAYLIIMSYAIIKLRQIEGKPKKGEFKTPFVPLLPIIAIIICISFMSQYMLQTWIAFVITTVIGTGIYILYGFKHSEENN, from the coding sequence ATGACTATTTTCAGAAAAAAAAATAACAGTAGTGCAAAAACAGAAATGAGAAGACATTTAAAAGTTATCGATTTGATTTTTTTAGGTCTGGGATCAATGGTAGGAACTGGAATTTTTACAATTACGGGAATTGGTGCTGCACAGTATGCTGGTCCTGCTTTGACAATATCAATAGCAATTTCAGCACTTGTCATAGCAATTTTAGCACTATTTTATGCTGAGTTTGCTTCCCGCATTCCTGCAAATGGAGGAGCTTATAGTTATGTTTATGCAACTCTAGGAGAGTTTCCAGCTTGGATTGTTGGTTGGTACATTATCATGGAGTTTCTCACAGCTATTTCAAGTGTTGCCGTAGGCTGGGGAAGTTATTTAAAAGGCCTATTGGCAAATTATGGGCTTACTATTCCCAGTGCTCTAAATGGGACATTTAATCCCAAAGCCGGAACATATATTGATATTCTCCCAGTTCTTGTTATGATTGCTGTAACATCAATTGTTCTAATGAATTCTAGAAAAGCTCTCAGGTTTAATAGTTTATTAGTTCTTTTAAAATTTTCGGCCTTAGCATTATTTATTATTGTAGGATTATTTCATATCAACCCTTCAAATTGGAACAATTTTGCTCCTTATGGTTTAGGTCAACTTTACGGAGGTCAATCAGGGATATTTGCAGGAGCATCGGTAATGTTCTTCGCATTTTTAGGATTTGAATCAATTTCAATGACTGTAGATGAAGTAAAAGAACCTCAAAAAACAATCCCAAGAGGAATAGTTCTTTCCTTAGTTATTGTTACAATATTGTATATTTTAGTGACAGCAATTTTAACTGGAATTGTACACTATACAAAATTAAATGTGCCAGATGCAGTAGCCTTTGCTCTAAGATCAATTGGTATTGACTGGGCAGCAAATTATGTTTCAGTAGTTGCTGTATTGACACTAATAACAGTATGTATTTCAATGACTTTTGCTTTAGCTAGAATTGTCTATAGTATTAGTCGAGATGGGTTATTGCCAAAAACATTACATAAAGTCACTGAAAATACCTTTGTTCCTAAGAATGCTACATTAGTTGTTGGTATTATCGCGATGATATGTGCAGGTTTTGTTCCATTGGCAAGCTTAGCAGAATTTGTTAATATTTGTACCTTGGCATATCTCATTATTATGTCTTATGCTATTATCAAATTACGCCAAATTGAAGGCAAACCTAAAAAAGGTGAATTCAAAACACCTTTCGTTCCACTTTTACCTATAATAGCAATTATCATTTGTATTTCATTTATGAGCCAGTATATGCTACAAACTTGGATTGCTTTTGTAATAACAACAGTAATAGGAACTGGTATTTACATTTTATATGGTTTCAAGCATTCTGAAGAAAATAACTAA
- a CDS encoding IS256 family transposase, with the protein MTQFTTELLNFLAQKQDIDEFFRSSLEIAMNDLLQVELSAFLGYEPYKKEGYNTGNSRNGTYSRQFETKYGLVNLIIPRDRNGEFSPVLLPSYARRDDHLEEMVIKLYQTGVTTREISDIIERMYGHHYSPATVSNITKVTQESVTAFHERSFQTNYSVLYLDGTYLPLRRGTVSKECIHIALGITPEGYKSVLGYEIAPNENNVSWSDLLKRLQNQGLKQVSLVVTDGLNGVDQIIQQAYPMAKQQRCLVHIGRNISSKVKRVDRAPILNQFKQIYRATNLQEAIKLLEQFVSEWKPRYKKVMTSLETTENLLTFYQFPHHIWSSIYSTNLIESLNKEIKRQSKKRVVFPNEEALERCLVSIFEDYNIKFGARIHKGFGVCFDTLDSLFD; encoded by the coding sequence ATGACTCAGTTTACCACAGAATTACTTAACTTCCTAGCGCAAAAACAAGATATTGATGAATTCTTTCGATCCTCTTTAGAAATAGCTATGAATGATCTCTTGCAGGTTGAACTATCAGCTTTCCTTGGATATGAGCCATATAAAAAAGAAGGTTACAATACAGGTAATAGCCGTAATGGGACCTACTCTCGACAGTTTGAAACGAAGTATGGCTTAGTCAATTTAATCATTCCAAGAGATCGAAACGGCGAGTTTTCACCAGTTTTATTACCATCTTATGCTAGACGAGATGACCACTTGGAAGAGATGGTGATTAAACTCTATCAAACTGGCGTTACGACACGCGAAATCAGTGACATTATTGAGCGCATGTATGGTCACCACTACAGTCCAGCAACGGTGTCAAATATCACAAAAGTGACTCAAGAAAGTGTCACTGCCTTTCATGAGCGTTCCTTTCAAACTAACTACTCAGTCTTGTATCTAGACGGAACTTACTTACCCTTGCGACGAGGTACGGTCAGTAAAGAATGTATTCACATTGCACTTGGTATCACGCCTGAAGGGTATAAATCAGTTCTTGGCTATGAGATTGCCCCTAATGAAAATAATGTCTCTTGGTCAGATCTTCTTAAGAGGCTACAAAATCAAGGACTTAAGCAAGTTTCTCTAGTTGTTACAGACGGGCTTAACGGTGTGGATCAAATCATCCAACAAGCCTATCCAATGGCTAAACAGCAACGGTGTCTGGTTCACATTGGTCGCAATATCTCCAGTAAGGTCAAACGAGTAGATAGGGCACCTATTCTAAATCAGTTCAAGCAGATTTATCGTGCCACAAATTTACAGGAGGCTATTAAATTATTGGAACAATTTGTTTCTGAGTGGAAACCTCGTTACAAAAAGGTTATGACATCACTTGAAACAACTGAAAATCTCCTAACTTTCTATCAATTTCCACATCACATTTGGTCTAGTATTTACTCTACAAACTTGATTGAATCACTCAATAAAGAAATCAAGCGACAAAGCAAGAAGAGGGTGGTTTTTCCAAATGAAGAAGCCTTAGAACGATGCCTTGTAAGTATTTTCGAAGACTATAACATTAAGTTCGGAGCTCGTATTCATAAAGGATTCGGAGTATGTTTTGACACACTTGATAGCTTATTTGACTAA
- a CDS encoding IS3 family transposase (programmed frameshift): MSRKVRRHFTDDFKQQIVDLYNAGRKRSSLIKEYELTPSTFDKWVRQAKTTGSFKSVDNLTDEQRELIELRKHNKELEMQLDILKQAAVIMAPKREIITANKAKYSISKMCRWLNMPRSSYYYQAVESVSETEFEETIKRIFLESESRYGSRKIKICLNNEGITLSRRRIRRIMKRLNLVSVYQKATFKPHSRGKNEAPIPNHLDRQFKQERPLQALVTDLTYVRVGNRWAYVCLIIDLYNREIIGLSLGWHKTAELVKQAIQSIPYALTKVKMFHSDRGKEFDNQLIDEILEAFGITRSLSQAGCPYDNAVAESTYRAFKIEFVDQETFQSLEELVLKTKDYVHWWNYHRIHGSLNYQTPMTKRLIA, from the exons ATGTCTAGAAAAGTACGTCGTCACTTCACCGATGATTTTAAGCAACAAATTGTGGACCTTTACAATGCTGGTAGAAAGCGTAGCAGCCTCATCAAGGAATACGAGCTAACCCCTTCCACCTTCGATAAGTGGGTTAGACAAGCCAAAACAACTGGTTCATTCAAGTCTGTTGATAATCTGACAGATGAACAGCGGGAGCTAATTGAACTCAGGAAACACAATAAAGAACTCGAAATGCAATTAGATATCCTAAAGCAAGCGGCAGTGATTATGGCAC CAAAAAGGGAAATAATCACTGCTAATAAGGCTAAATACAGCATTTCAAAGATGTGTCGCTGGCTGAATATGCCACGCTCAAGTTATTACTATCAAGCCGTGGAGTCAGTATCTGAAACGGAGTTTGAAGAAACTATTAAAAGAATTTTCCTCGAGAGCGAGTCCAGATACGGATCCAGAAAAATCAAAATATGCTTGAATAACGAAGGTATCACACTTTCACGGCGTCGGATTCGACGCATTATGAAGCGACTCAATTTGGTTTCTGTTTATCAGAAAGCCACCTTCAAACCACATTCTAGAGGCAAGAATGAAGCCCCTATTCCCAACCACTTAGACAGGCAGTTTAAGCAAGAAAGACCACTACAAGCCTTAGTCACTGACTTAACCTATGTTCGTGTAGGCAATCGTTGGGCTTATGTTTGCCTCATCATTGACCTATACAACCGTGAAATCATCGGCCTGTCTCTTGGTTGGCACAAGACCGCTGAACTCGTTAAGCAAGCCATACAAAGCATCCCTTACGCCCTGACCAAAGTCAAGATGTTCCATTCAGATCGTGGCAAAGAGTTTGATAATCAGTTAATTGATGAAATATTGGAAGCCTTTGGAATCACACGTTCGCTTAGTCAGGCTGGTTGTCCTTATGACAATGCCGTAGCTGAAAGTACGTATCGTGCTTTCAAAATTGAATTTGTTGATCAAGAAACCTTTCAATCGCTGGAAGAACTAGTTCTTAAGACTAAAGACTATGTTCATTGGTGGAATTACCACCGCATTCATGGTAGTCTCAACTACCAAACACCAATGACTAAAAGATTAATTGCCTAG
- the mreC gene encoding rod shape-determining protein MreC, with protein MFKYRFSRFFFFFFSVLIIAVSSLFFLSSSFTTVPSFSNEFLSRLDVFIAKPFHSINSSINDLKKLSSAVSKNKSLSLKLGQLENENQLLKRYKRENIALKKILDTKIDSPFSHVSKVIVRTPQSWTDSLIISSGSNQALRENMLVTSGGFLVGRVSGVTRSSSHVDLLTCGKLFNLPIKVVDKKRSIYGNLKNFNTDSQLMIASEFNSSDPIEIGTKVYTSGLDGESVSGIVVGKVVTIKESPDKLKREIGIQLFADFSTIDYVDVLGEK; from the coding sequence ATGTTTAAATATAGATTTTCGAGGTTCTTTTTTTTCTTCTTCTCTGTTTTAATAATTGCTGTTTCTTCACTCTTTTTTTTAAGTTCATCTTTTACAACGGTTCCATCTTTTTCGAATGAGTTTTTATCACGTTTAGATGTTTTTATTGCTAAACCTTTCCATTCGATTAATTCATCAATTAATGATTTAAAAAAACTATCTAGTGCGGTATCAAAAAATAAATCATTATCTTTAAAACTAGGTCAACTTGAAAACGAAAATCAGTTACTAAAACGCTATAAAAGAGAAAATATAGCGTTAAAAAAAATCCTTGATACTAAAATTGATTCGCCATTCTCACATGTAAGTAAGGTAATTGTAAGAACGCCACAATCTTGGACAGACTCATTAATTATTTCGTCGGGTTCAAATCAAGCTCTAAGAGAGAATATGCTTGTAACATCAGGAGGCTTTTTAGTTGGTAGGGTTTCAGGTGTTACAAGATCAAGTTCACATGTTGACTTATTAACATGTGGAAAACTTTTTAATCTTCCAATCAAAGTTGTGGATAAAAAACGGTCTATTTATGGGAATTTGAAGAACTTTAATACTGATTCTCAACTTATGATTGCTAGTGAATTTAACTCAAGTGACCCTATAGAAATTGGGACAAAGGTATATACTAGTGGTTTAGATGGAGAATCTGTTTCGGGTATTGTTGTTGGAAAGGTAGTTACTATTAAGGAGTCCCCTGATAAATTAAAGAGAGAAATTGGGATTCAATTATTTGCTGATTTTTCAACAATAGATTATGTTGATGTTTTAGGTGAGAAATGA
- a CDS encoding rod shape-determining protein MreD, whose protein sequence is MSYKLLFAYFCLIPLMLLDAHLSLVMRYLFGFKIEMVSFLMLIFFFHLAWKSNRVCSVIFSIFYGILYDSYYLNGMPNMLISLPLATCFAICLFGQMKKKASAFQKTLLFLIFLFQILGINFLIVGQYHSNQVALSFFITYSLIPTLFLNLLFFVIITQYFKRFF, encoded by the coding sequence ATGTCTTATAAATTATTATTTGCTTATTTTTGTTTGATTCCTCTTATGCTATTAGATGCTCATCTTTCTTTAGTAATGAGGTATCTTTTTGGTTTTAAAATCGAGATGGTTTCATTTTTAATGCTTATTTTCTTCTTCCATTTGGCCTGGAAGTCAAATAGGGTTTGTTCTGTCATTTTTTCTATTTTTTATGGTATTTTGTATGACTCTTATTATCTAAATGGAATGCCTAATATGCTCATTTCATTGCCACTTGCAACATGTTTTGCCATTTGCTTATTTGGACAAATGAAAAAAAAAGCAAGTGCTTTTCAGAAAACATTACTATTTTTAATTTTTTTATTCCAAATATTAGGAATTAATTTTCTTATTGTTGGACAATATCATTCAAACCAGGTAGCATTGTCATTTTTTATAACTTATAGTCTTATTCCGACCCTATTTCTAAATCTTTTGTTTTTTGTAATCATAACTCAATATTTTAAACGGTTTTTTTAG